In Dyadobacter subterraneus, a single genomic region encodes these proteins:
- a CDS encoding peptide chain release factor 3 yields the protein MSNIEEIKKRRTFAIISHPDAGKTTLTEKLLLFGGAIQTAGAVKSNKIKKTATSDFMEIEKQRGISVATSVMTFEYRDLLINILDTPGHKDFAEDTYRTLTAVDSVILVIDCVKGVEEQTERLMEVCRMRNTPVIVFVNKLDREGQNPFELLDELETKLGIRVRPLTWPINMGADFKGVYSLFEEKLYFFKINKTKIESNVVEIGLGDDRLEELLGLKDAIQLTEDVELVEGVYDQFSNEAYAKGELAPVFFGSAINNFGIKELLDTFCEISPLPQPRPTDVREVEPTEPKFSGFIFKIHANLDPRHRDRIAFLRICSGKFERRTFYHHVRLNKDVRFASPFTFMASDKSVMDEGFPGDVVGLYDTGNFKIGDTLTEGENFNFAGIPSFSPEIFKELINLDPMKSKQLEKGIQQLTDEGVAQLFNLDLGNRKVVGTVGELQFDVIQYRLEHEYGAKCRWVPMNITRACWLTADEKSAMDEFIRLKGNQIAFDKDRNPVFFAESDWMIRMNRENNPKIHFHFTSEFKTEVAL from the coding sequence ATGAGTAACATAGAGGAAATTAAGAAAAGACGCACATTCGCGATCATCAGTCACCCGGATGCTGGAAAAACAACATTAACTGAGAAATTGCTTCTTTTTGGGGGAGCAATTCAAACGGCTGGTGCGGTAAAATCGAATAAAATCAAGAAAACGGCAACTTCCGATTTCATGGAAATTGAGAAGCAGCGTGGTATTTCGGTGGCAACTTCGGTAATGACTTTTGAATACCGCGATTTGCTGATTAATATTCTGGATACTCCTGGTCACAAGGATTTTGCAGAAGATACTTATCGCACGCTTACGGCTGTGGATAGTGTAATTCTGGTTATCGACTGTGTTAAAGGTGTTGAAGAGCAAACAGAAAGGCTGATGGAAGTTTGCCGGATGCGTAATACACCGGTAATCGTTTTCGTAAATAAGCTGGACAGGGAAGGACAAAATCCTTTCGAATTGCTGGATGAACTGGAAACGAAATTAGGAATCCGTGTACGTCCACTTACCTGGCCGATTAATATGGGAGCTGATTTCAAAGGCGTTTATAGTCTGTTTGAAGAGAAATTGTATTTCTTTAAAATCAACAAAACAAAAATTGAAAGTAACGTTGTAGAAATTGGTCTTGGCGATGATAGGCTGGAAGAACTTCTTGGCTTAAAAGATGCCATTCAGCTAACCGAAGATGTGGAATTGGTGGAAGGCGTTTATGATCAGTTTTCCAACGAAGCATATGCAAAAGGAGAACTTGCACCGGTTTTCTTTGGTAGCGCGATCAATAACTTTGGTATAAAAGAATTGCTGGATACATTCTGTGAAATTTCTCCGCTTCCTCAACCACGTCCGACAGACGTTAGAGAAGTGGAACCGACGGAACCTAAATTCAGCGGTTTTATATTTAAAATTCACGCAAACCTCGATCCTCGCCACCGCGACCGTATTGCGTTTTTGCGGATTTGTTCGGGTAAGTTTGAGAGAAGAACGTTTTATCACCACGTAAGATTAAACAAAGATGTGCGTTTTGCCAGTCCGTTTACTTTCATGGCTTCTGATAAAAGTGTGATGGACGAAGGTTTCCCGGGTGATGTGGTTGGTTTGTATGATACCGGAAACTTCAAAATTGGGGATACATTAACAGAAGGAGAAAATTTTAATTTTGCTGGTATTCCCAGTTTCTCTCCGGAAATTTTCAAAGAGTTGATCAACCTGGATCCAATGAAATCAAAACAATTGGAAAAAGGCATTCAGCAGCTTACCGATGAAGGTGTAGCGCAGTTATTTAATCTTGATCTTGGAAACAGGAAAGTAGTAGGAACGGTTGGAGAACTTCAATTTGATGTAATTCAATATCGTTTGGAACATGAATATGGTGCAAAATGCCGTTGGGTTCCGATGAATATCACACGTGCTTGCTGGCTTACCGCAGATGAAAAATCTGCGATGGACGAATTTATCCGTTTGAAAGGTAACCAGATCGCTTTTGACAAAGACCGTAATCCGGTTTTCTTTGCTGAGTCAGACTGGATGATTCGTATGAACCGCGAAAATAATCCGAAGATACATTTCCATTTTACGTCTGAGTTTAAGACTGAAGTGGCGTTGTAG
- a CDS encoding tRNA1(Val) (adenine(37)-N6)-methyltransferase: MARNSFFKFKQFTINQDKSAMKVCTDACVFGAWVDIENAKNILDIGAGTGLLSLMVAQRNNIAKISAVELDQEAFIQATENVRESPFYNQISVVKTAIQDFLPDEKFDCIITNPPFFQSDLKSPDAKINLAHHADSLSFEDLLIAVKRLLLPKGVWNVLLPVDEGLVFHDLAEKSDWILCRELTLYHQKGKKPFRKLMSFQLSEMADNMPFSSDLFIYEEDGKTYHPEFEKLLKDYYLQF; encoded by the coding sequence ATGGCCAGAAATTCATTTTTTAAATTCAAACAGTTTACGATTAACCAGGACAAGAGTGCAATGAAAGTTTGCACAGATGCCTGTGTTTTTGGTGCCTGGGTGGATATTGAAAATGCTAAGAACATTCTGGATATCGGCGCGGGTACCGGATTGTTATCGTTAATGGTTGCCCAACGTAATAATATCGCGAAAATAAGTGCGGTTGAATTGGATCAAGAAGCATTTATTCAGGCAACCGAAAATGTTAGGGAAAGTCCGTTTTATAATCAGATTTCAGTTGTTAAAACTGCAATTCAAGATTTTTTACCTGATGAAAAATTCGACTGTATCATTACCAATCCACCTTTTTTTCAATCTGATTTAAAATCACCGGATGCCAAAATAAATCTTGCTCATCACGCTGATTCACTTTCTTTTGAAGATTTACTGATAGCTGTGAAGAGGTTATTGCTGCCAAAGGGTGTCTGGAACGTGCTTCTTCCGGTTGACGAAGGGCTTGTTTTTCACGATCTTGCAGAGAAATCGGATTGGATTTTATGTCGTGAGCTAACTTTGTATCATCAGAAAGGAAAGAAACCTTTTAGAAAACTGATGAGTTTTCAACTTAGTGAAATGGCTGATAATATGCCGTTTAGCTCTGATTTATTTATCTACGAAGAGGATGGGAAAACCTATCATCCGGAGTTTGAAAAATTATTGAAAGACTATTATTTACAATTTTGA
- a CDS encoding glycosyltransferase family 2 protein, translating into MTNSAIQISVVVPLFNEEESLPELSEWIARVMNENNFTYEVLFIDDGSKDRSWDVIVDLSLKNPNIKGHRFVRNYGKTAALQTGFQAAHGDVIITMDADLQDSPDEIPELYRMIKEDRYDLVSGWKKKRYDPITKTIPTKIFNAATRGISGVELHDFNCGLKAYRKEVVKNVTIYGEMHRYIPVIAKWNGFGKIGEKVVQHQARKYGYTKFGLERFVFGFLDLLSIAFVNKFGRRPMHLFGSLGTLMFFLGSLIAFWLLGTKIYKIYISHEQYRNVTENPLFFLALVAIMVGSQLFLAGFLGELFVKQSISKSGDYLISEKAGE; encoded by the coding sequence ATGACCAATTCAGCAATTCAGATATCCGTTGTCGTCCCGCTTTTCAATGAAGAAGAGTCTTTGCCAGAGCTTAGCGAGTGGATTGCGCGCGTGATGAATGAAAATAATTTTACTTACGAAGTTCTGTTCATCGACGATGGGAGCAAGGACCGTTCCTGGGATGTTATAGTTGATCTTTCGTTAAAAAATCCAAATATAAAAGGGCACCGGTTTGTTCGTAACTACGGAAAAACGGCTGCGTTACAAACTGGTTTTCAGGCTGCTCATGGTGATGTGATTATCACTATGGATGCGGATTTACAGGATAGTCCGGATGAAATTCCGGAGCTTTACCGCATGATCAAGGAAGATCGTTACGATCTTGTTTCAGGTTGGAAAAAGAAAAGATATGATCCGATCACGAAGACAATTCCTACTAAAATCTTCAATGCTGCTACGCGCGGAATTTCCGGAGTGGAACTGCATGATTTTAATTGCGGACTGAAAGCGTATCGCAAAGAGGTTGTTAAAAATGTTACCATTTATGGGGAAATGCACCGGTATATTCCCGTTATTGCCAAATGGAACGGTTTTGGTAAAATCGGAGAAAAGGTGGTCCAGCATCAGGCGAGGAAATACGGATACACAAAATTTGGCCTCGAAAGGTTTGTTTTTGGCTTTCTGGATTTGCTTTCGATTGCTTTCGTCAATAAATTTGGACGGCGTCCAATGCATTTATTCGGCAGTCTTGGAACGCTTATGTTTTTTCTTGGAAGTCTTATTGCTTTCTGGCTTCTTGGGACGAAAATCTATAAAATTTACATTTCTCACGAGCAATACAGGAATGTAACAGAAAATCCATTGTTTTTTCTAGCCCTGGTAGCAATCATGGTAGGATCACAATTATTTCTGGCCGGATTTCTTGGAGAGCTTTTTGTAAAACAATCTATATCAAAGTCAGGCGATTATCTGATTTCGGAAAAAGCGGGAGAATAA
- a CDS encoding T9SS type A sorting domain-containing protein has product MKQISINKEITMNLIDMNGRIILKKKFTNAGQNELIDTSKIGTGRYVLQIESDQGIIPKFIEIIR; this is encoded by the coding sequence ATGAAACAAATTTCTATCAATAAAGAGATTACGATGAATCTGATTGACATGAACGGCAGGATAATTTTAAAGAAAAAATTTACGAATGCCGGACAAAATGAATTGATAGATACCTCAAAAATAGGAACGGGTCGTTATGTACTTCAAATAGAATCAGACCAGGGCATTATTCCAAAATTTATTGAGATAATCAGATAG
- a CDS encoding inorganic pyrophosphatase — protein MNANVHKAHPWHGIPMGENAPELVTAFIEIVPTDTVKYEIDKQTGYLKIDRPQKYSNIVPALYGFIPKTYCADKIAELARERSGRDVTEGDGDALDIIVLCEKIISHGDITCQAKPIGGIRLIDGGEADDKIIAVLKGDEVYGAYSDISELPAGIVERLKHYFLTYKNLPGEKAHIEITNVYGREEAFEVIMTSVEDYKDSFY, from the coding sequence ATGAACGCAAACGTACATAAAGCCCATCCCTGGCATGGAATTCCGATGGGAGAGAATGCACCAGAACTTGTCACTGCATTTATTGAAATTGTTCCTACGGATACTGTTAAATACGAAATTGACAAACAAACGGGCTATTTGAAAATTGACCGTCCACAAAAATATTCAAACATCGTTCCTGCTCTTTACGGTTTTATTCCAAAAACTTATTGCGCAGACAAAATCGCTGAACTTGCAAGAGAAAGATCAGGCAGAGACGTTACCGAAGGTGATGGTGATGCATTGGATATTATCGTTTTGTGTGAAAAAATTATTTCTCACGGTGATATCACTTGTCAGGCAAAACCAATCGGTGGAATTCGTTTGATCGATGGTGGCGAAGCAGATGATAAAATCATTGCAGTATTGAAAGGTGACGAAGTTTATGGTGCCTATTCAGATATCAGCGAATTGCCAGCAGGTATCGTTGAGCGTTTGAAACACTATTTCCTTACTTACAAAAACCTTCCTGGCGAAAAAGCACATATCGAAATTACGAATGTTTATGGCCGCGAAGAAGCGTTTGAAGTGATCATGACTTCTGTTGAAGATTACAAAGATTCTTTCTACTGA
- a CDS encoding ribonuclease H1 domain-containing protein — translation MAKKTKFYVVWQGRQTGVFTDWKECEAQIKGFEDARYKSFDSIQEAETAIQRNYWEYVQKKENAAKVVAKIAPANIGQPIKNAIAVDAAWNTASGDMEYQGTYLQTGERIFLQGPFKDATNNIGEFLAIVHGLAYLQKNNSEIPIYSDSRTAISWIKKKHANTKLQLTPRNKPVFEMLQRAERWLASNTYPNKILKWETEYWGENPADFGRK, via the coding sequence ATGGCAAAAAAGACGAAATTTTATGTAGTGTGGCAAGGTAGACAAACAGGTGTGTTTACCGATTGGAAAGAATGTGAAGCGCAAATCAAGGGTTTTGAAGATGCCCGTTATAAATCTTTTGACTCGATACAGGAAGCTGAAACAGCGATTCAGCGGAATTATTGGGAGTATGTTCAGAAAAAAGAAAACGCTGCGAAAGTTGTTGCCAAAATCGCACCGGCCAATATTGGTCAGCCTATAAAAAATGCCATTGCCGTTGATGCAGCCTGGAATACTGCTTCGGGCGATATGGAATATCAGGGAACTTACCTGCAAACAGGTGAACGGATTTTCCTGCAAGGTCCTTTCAAAGATGCGACGAATAATATCGGAGAGTTTCTGGCAATTGTGCATGGATTGGCTTATCTGCAAAAAAATAATAGCGAAATCCCTATTTATTCTGATTCAAGAACGGCGATCAGCTGGATCAAAAAGAAACATGCGAATACAAAATTGCAATTAACACCAAGAAACAAGCCGGTTTTTGAAATGCTTCAAAGAGCAGAGCGTTGGTTGGCAAGTAATACGTATCCGAATAAAATCCTGAAATGGGAAACAGAATACTGGGGTGAAAATCCGGCAGATTTTGGAAGAAAATAA